Proteins encoded together in one Kitasatospora albolonga window:
- a CDS encoding phosphodiesterase, with translation MAKTGTTTQGLRAAIERSGYYPALVAEAVEAAVGGEPVASYLVHQETTFDSNEVRRHATVLVLTENRFIVSHTDEQAADTSSPTPYATTSTESVKLERISSVVVSRVVADPEKYVPGTLPREVVLTIGWGAVSRIDLEPAACGDSNCEADHGYTGSSTADDLSLRVSEAGDGPDAVRQTLAFAQSLSEATAATAATGR, from the coding sequence ATGGCAAAGACCGGTACGACGACCCAGGGGCTGCGCGCGGCGATCGAGCGCAGCGGCTACTACCCGGCCCTCGTGGCCGAGGCGGTCGAGGCCGCCGTCGGCGGGGAGCCGGTCGCCTCGTACCTGGTCCATCAGGAGACCACCTTCGACTCCAACGAGGTCCGCCGCCACGCCACGGTCCTCGTCCTGACCGAGAACCGGTTCATCGTCAGCCACACCGACGAGCAGGCCGCCGACACCAGCTCCCCGACGCCGTACGCCACCACCTCCACCGAGTCGGTGAAGCTGGAGCGGATCTCCTCCGTCGTGGTCAGCCGGGTGGTCGCCGACCCGGAGAAGTACGTCCCGGGCACCCTGCCCCGCGAGGTCGTCCTCACCATCGGCTGGGGCGCGGTCTCCCGGATCGACCTGGAGCCCGCCGCCTGCGGCGACAGCAACTGCGAGGCCGACCACGGCTACACGGGCAGCTCCACCGCCGACGACCTGAGCCTGCGCGTCAGCGAGGCCGGTGACGGCCCGGACGCCGTGCGCCAGACCCTCGCCTTCGCCCAGTCCCTCTCCGAGGCCACGGCCGCCACCGCCGCGACCGGCCGGTGA
- a CDS encoding acyl-CoA synthetase: protein MEPTPEQSPHHAYPDHWEADVVLRDGGTARIRPITTDDAERLVSFYEQVSDESKYYRFFAPYPRLSDRDVHRFTHHDYVDRVGLAVTIGGEFIGTVRYDRINEQGRPASAPADGAEVAFLVQDAHQGRGVASALLEHIAAVARERGIRRFAAEVLPANNKMIKVFRHAGYTQQRSFEDGSVHLTLDLEPTEKSLAVQRGREQRAEARSVQRLLAPGSVAVIGAGRTPGGVGRTVLRNLLAAGFTGRAYAVNRAFDEDLTTLDGVPAHRSVGEIDEQVDLAVIAVPAHRVPEAVADCGEHGVQGLVVLSAGYAERGSAGRELQRELVRQARSYGMRIIGPNAFGIINTADSVRLNASLAPESPARGRIGLFTQSGAIGIALLSGLHRRGAGLSSFISAGNRADVSGNDFLQYSFEDQDTDVALLYLESLGNPRKFTRLARRTAAVKPVVVVKGARHSGSNPPGHAVPVSRIPDTTVSALMRQAGVIRVDTVTEMVDAGLLLADQPLPAGPRVAILGNSESLGLLTYDACLAEGLRPRPPRDLTTAASPQDFRDALTEALADGTCDAVIVTAIPWVGENGEAETGDGEVLAAALRGAAAGGPAKPVAVVHVEIGGLAEALAAASSTAAPRTRPTTLAAQPSAASGAPTGPGAAAAQTPDTPAPPTPSGTPADPAPEAAPEPPQPPARPGRIPAYPAAERAVRALAEAVKYAQWRRQAATPGKVPEFLDETIDEPGAAALIDTLLGTAADPRGRALTHDEARELLGRYGIPVRPTFPAPDAEAAVAAAARLGYPVALKTTAPHLRHRADLGGVRLDLADEDALRRAYGDLTDLLGKPAELLPVVQSMAPRGVDTVVRASIDAAAGAILSFGLAGAPSELLGDTAHRLVPATDRDAAELIRSIKAAPVLFGWRGSAPVDTPALEELLLRLSRLVDDHPEVVSVALEPVVVAPHGLTVLGASVRLAPPPPRGDLGPRRLPNY, encoded by the coding sequence GACGTGGTCCTCCGCGACGGTGGCACCGCACGCATCAGGCCGATCACCACGGACGACGCCGAGCGGCTGGTCAGCTTCTACGAGCAGGTGTCCGACGAGTCGAAGTACTACCGGTTCTTCGCCCCGTACCCCCGCCTTTCCGACCGGGACGTGCACCGCTTCACCCATCACGACTACGTCGACCGGGTGGGACTGGCCGTCACGATCGGCGGCGAGTTCATCGGAACCGTCCGCTACGACCGCATCAACGAGCAGGGCAGGCCCGCCTCCGCCCCCGCCGACGGGGCCGAGGTCGCCTTCCTCGTCCAGGACGCCCACCAGGGCCGCGGAGTCGCCTCGGCGCTGCTCGAACACATCGCCGCCGTCGCCCGGGAGCGGGGCATCCGGCGCTTCGCCGCCGAGGTGCTCCCCGCCAACAACAAGATGATCAAGGTGTTCCGGCACGCCGGGTACACCCAGCAGCGCAGCTTCGAGGACGGCTCCGTCCATCTCACCCTCGACCTCGAGCCCACCGAGAAGTCCCTCGCCGTGCAGCGCGGCCGGGAGCAGCGCGCCGAGGCCCGGTCGGTGCAGCGCCTCCTCGCCCCCGGCTCCGTCGCGGTGATCGGCGCGGGCCGCACACCCGGGGGAGTGGGCCGTACGGTCCTGCGCAACCTCCTCGCCGCCGGGTTCACCGGCCGCGCCTACGCCGTGAACCGCGCCTTCGACGAGGACCTCACCACCCTCGACGGGGTCCCCGCCCACCGCTCCGTCGGCGAGATCGACGAACAGGTCGACCTCGCCGTCATCGCGGTCCCCGCCCACCGCGTCCCCGAAGCCGTCGCCGACTGCGGGGAGCACGGCGTCCAGGGCCTCGTCGTCCTCTCCGCCGGTTACGCCGAGCGGGGCTCCGCCGGCCGCGAGCTCCAGCGCGAACTGGTCCGCCAGGCCCGCTCGTACGGCATGCGGATCATCGGCCCCAACGCCTTCGGCATCATCAACACCGCCGACTCCGTCCGGCTGAACGCCTCCCTCGCCCCCGAGTCGCCCGCCCGCGGCCGGATCGGCCTCTTCACCCAGTCCGGCGCGATCGGCATCGCCCTCCTCTCCGGCCTCCACCGGCGCGGCGCGGGCCTCTCCTCGTTCATCTCGGCGGGCAACCGGGCCGATGTCTCCGGCAACGACTTCCTTCAGTACTCGTTCGAGGACCAGGACACCGACGTCGCCCTCCTCTACCTCGAATCGCTCGGCAACCCCCGCAAGTTCACCCGCCTCGCCCGCCGCACCGCCGCCGTGAAGCCGGTCGTCGTGGTGAAGGGCGCCCGGCACAGCGGCTCCAACCCGCCCGGCCACGCCGTCCCGGTCAGCCGCATCCCCGACACCACCGTCTCCGCCCTGATGCGGCAGGCGGGCGTCATCCGGGTCGACACGGTGACCGAGATGGTCGACGCCGGACTGCTCCTGGCCGACCAGCCGCTCCCGGCCGGCCCCCGGGTCGCGATCCTCGGCAACTCCGAGTCCCTCGGCCTCCTCACGTACGACGCCTGCCTCGCCGAGGGGCTCCGCCCGCGCCCGCCGCGCGACCTCACGACGGCCGCCTCCCCGCAGGACTTCCGGGACGCGCTGACCGAGGCGCTCGCCGACGGGACCTGCGACGCCGTGATCGTCACCGCCATCCCGTGGGTGGGGGAGAACGGCGAGGCCGAGACCGGTGACGGCGAGGTGCTGGCCGCCGCGCTGCGCGGCGCCGCCGCCGGGGGCCCGGCCAAGCCCGTCGCGGTCGTCCATGTGGAGATCGGCGGCCTCGCGGAGGCCCTGGCCGCCGCGAGCAGCACGGCCGCGCCCCGCACCCGGCCCACGACGCTCGCCGCCCAGCCCTCCGCCGCCTCAGGAGCGCCCACCGGGCCGGGCGCGGCAGCCGCACAGACCCCGGACACCCCGGCACCCCCCACCCCCTCGGGCACCCCGGCGGACCCCGCACCGGAAGCCGCCCCCGAGCCTCCCCAGCCTCCCGCCCGCCCCGGCCGCATCCCCGCCTACCCGGCCGCCGAACGCGCCGTACGGGCCCTCGCCGAAGCCGTGAAGTACGCCCAGTGGCGGCGTCAGGCGGCCACCCCCGGCAAGGTGCCCGAGTTCCTCGACGAGACCATCGACGAGCCCGGCGCCGCCGCCCTGATCGACACCCTGCTGGGCACCGCCGCCGACCCGCGCGGCCGGGCCCTCACCCACGACGAGGCCCGCGAGCTGCTCGGCCGCTACGGCATCCCCGTACGCCCCACCTTCCCCGCCCCGGACGCCGAGGCCGCCGTGGCCGCCGCCGCCCGGCTCGGCTACCCGGTGGCGCTGAAGACCACCGCACCCCATCTGCGCCACCGCGCCGACCTCGGCGGCGTACGGCTCGACCTCGCGGACGAGGACGCGCTGCGCCGCGCGTACGGAGACCTCACCGACCTCCTCGGCAAGCCCGCCGAACTCCTCCCGGTCGTCCAGTCCATGGCCCCGCGCGGTGTGGACACCGTCGTACGGGCCTCCATCGACGCCGCCGCCGGGGCCATCCTCTCCTTCGGCCTCGCGGGCGCCCCCTCCGAGCTCCTCGGCGACACCGCGCACCGGCTGGTTCCGGCCACCGACCGCGATGCCGCCGAGCTGATCCGGTCGATCAAGGCGGCCCCGGTGCTGTTCGGCTGGCGAGGCTCGGCGCCCGTCGACACCCCGGCCCTGGAGGAGCTGCTGCTGCGGCTGTCCCGGCTGGTCGACGACCACCCCGAAGTGGTCTCCGTGGCGCTGGAGCCGGTGGTCGTCGCCCCCCACGGCCTGACCGTGCTCGGCGCGAGCGTCCGCCTCGCCCCGCCGCCCCCGCGCGGCGACCTCGGCCCCCGCCGCCTCCCGAACTACTGA